The following proteins are co-located in the Pedobacter sp. FW305-3-2-15-E-R2A2 genome:
- a CDS encoding YihY/virulence factor BrkB family protein produces the protein MEINSISRISLFCTRFSAAFKLFKKNDPLRLAGATAFFANFAIPPILIILIRLFGFFMDRKTLVNRLFERLGSVLDDSSTLQIRQTLRNIRGVDHEWYATVLSFIFFIFVATTLFAVIKNSMDQIWSIGIKDKAGFYFNMKLRARSFVIILLAGLLFFVGLLTDSVQAIIGVYLNNAAPTFGKFFLSVLNQALFVVIVTVWFSVLFRFLTNGRPTWKSAIHGGILTGILFTAGKYILRIMLPLSGIGNIYGTSGSIVLIMLFVFYSSFIFYFGSCYVKVLSDDKNTPIRPIKGTFNYEIKEVIKDPNKPEEK, from the coding sequence GGAGCAACTGCTTTTTTTGCCAATTTCGCCATCCCTCCTATTCTCATTATCCTGATCCGGCTGTTTGGCTTTTTTATGGACCGGAAAACCCTGGTGAACCGTTTGTTTGAGCGCCTGGGCAGTGTGCTGGACGATAGCAGTACCCTTCAGATCCGGCAGACTTTAAGAAACATAAGGGGTGTTGATCATGAGTGGTACGCGACGGTATTGAGTTTTATCTTTTTCATCTTTGTGGCCACCACCCTGTTCGCAGTGATTAAGAATTCCATGGACCAGATCTGGTCGATCGGAATCAAGGATAAAGCAGGTTTCTATTTTAACATGAAACTCCGGGCACGTTCTTTTGTCATCATCCTGCTGGCGGGTCTTTTGTTTTTTGTCGGCCTGCTGACGGATAGTGTTCAGGCGATTATTGGGGTATACCTCAATAATGCGGCCCCTACCTTCGGAAAATTCTTTCTTTCGGTATTAAACCAGGCTTTATTTGTGGTAATTGTGACGGTTTGGTTTTCGGTTTTGTTCCGTTTTCTGACGAATGGACGTCCGACCTGGAAATCAGCGATTCATGGAGGCATCCTGACGGGGATCTTATTTACGGCAGGAAAGTATATTTTAAGGATTATGTTGCCCCTGAGCGGGATAGGCAATATTTATGGAACTTCAGGCTCTATCGTCCTGATCATGTTATTTGTATTCTATTCTTCTTTCATTTTTTATTTCGGCTCCTGCTATGTAAAAGTGCTGAGTGACGACAAAAACACTCCCATACGCCCAATTAAAGGCACATTCAATTACGAAATCAAAGAGGTGATCAAGGATCCTAACAAACCTGAGGAGAAGTAA
- a CDS encoding porin family protein — translation MKKIILSALFICSSMMAFSQVLPSFQFGLKGGANLTKFSTKGTFDSENRAGYYGGVWARIGAAGIHLQPELYISGKNTTLKDDAGVENKVNFTSLDIPVLVGTKIGAAGVGIRLNTGPVVSFILNKDQSIGDATSSALKGNFKDQNFAWQFGAGLDISKLGIDLRYEQGLSKIGKDDYNAKKLGLFTLGLAYRLF, via the coding sequence ATGAAAAAAATAATCTTATCTGCATTATTCATCTGTTCTAGCATGATGGCTTTTAGTCAGGTGTTACCTAGTTTTCAATTCGGACTAAAAGGTGGTGCCAACCTTACAAAATTTAGCACCAAAGGTACTTTTGACAGCGAAAACAGAGCAGGATATTATGGTGGTGTCTGGGCGCGTATCGGTGCTGCAGGAATTCACCTGCAACCGGAGCTTTACATCTCAGGAAAAAATACAACTTTAAAAGACGATGCTGGTGTAGAGAATAAAGTCAACTTTACCAGTTTGGATATCCCGGTTTTGGTCGGTACAAAAATCGGAGCAGCAGGTGTTGGTATTCGTTTAAATACTGGTCCTGTGGTTTCTTTTATCTTGAATAAAGACCAGTCTATCGGTGATGCAACAAGCTCAGCACTTAAAGGAAACTTTAAAGATCAGAACTTTGCATGGCAGTTTGGCGCTGGATTAGACATCAGCAAATTAGGCATCGACCTGAGGTACGAACAAGGTCTTTCTAAAATTGGAAAAGACGACTATAATGCTAAAAAACTAGGTCTGTTTACTTTAGGATTGGCTTACCGCTTATTCTAA
- a CDS encoding histidine kinase N-terminal 7TM domain-containing protein, which yields MDFTFNVYSLFLIFSGSIMLFFSWYAYKKKHGAVQVFGLMMLSNAIWSLAYGLELASSELDQAKFFINIEYIGITTLPLCWVLFCLKIAGKEKWYRNPLNISILIGVTVTILLLVWTNSFHHLHYKDYYMDKTGEFPMVYIVPGISYKLFTGYFYLLLGFGSYLLIATFRKADPIYKSQNYSVVIAAIIPWITNIAYILGFRPVGNLDLTPFSFAATIFFIAIAIYRFKLFDVLPIAREKVLDLIQDGFLVIDKKNRVIDYNNAFRKYLTNPNSKKIIGTQIEALFPQQKAFFDFLETHRSGKIELHIDSQSGPVDLEADILYLDENRLNNDATIIKLQDLTHFKQEALKSQQQTEELKKLNQLKDRIFSIIAHDLRGPLVNLSEVLKMISNNLITIEEFKELSPILNKDILYTTDLLENILHWSRSQLKGYGISKEYFDLKSMIVNEVNYHLPSAASKNVQIIQDVFPGNIVYADMLMIQIVVRNLLSNAIKFCYEGCEIDITAVYQKGQMLLSIADNGTGIKKEALKKLFGGDNISTRGTMNEKGTGLGLMVCKEFMERNEGHISVESEFGKGTTFHLFIPIEPTSGMG from the coding sequence ATGGATTTTACATTTAATGTCTACTCCTTATTTTTAATATTCTCCGGGAGTATCATGCTTTTTTTCTCCTGGTATGCTTATAAAAAAAAGCATGGCGCGGTGCAGGTATTTGGCTTAATGATGCTATCCAACGCGATCTGGTCCCTGGCATATGGACTTGAGCTGGCCAGCTCGGAATTAGATCAGGCCAAGTTTTTCATCAACATCGAGTATATCGGAATTACCACACTCCCCCTTTGCTGGGTTTTATTCTGTTTAAAAATAGCAGGTAAGGAAAAGTGGTACAGAAACCCTTTAAATATTTCTATTTTAATTGGGGTCACGGTAACAATTCTGCTGCTGGTCTGGACAAATAGCTTCCATCACTTGCATTATAAAGACTACTACATGGATAAAACGGGAGAATTTCCAATGGTATACATTGTACCGGGGATCTCTTATAAATTGTTTACCGGATATTTCTATCTATTACTCGGCTTCGGCAGCTATTTATTAATTGCCACCTTTCGCAAAGCTGATCCGATCTATAAAAGTCAAAATTATAGTGTCGTCATCGCAGCAATCATTCCATGGATAACGAATATTGCCTATATCCTGGGATTCCGTCCGGTTGGAAATTTAGACCTTACTCCTTTTTCTTTCGCGGCAACGATTTTCTTCATCGCCATTGCGATCTACAGGTTCAAGCTCTTTGATGTATTGCCGATTGCCAGAGAAAAAGTACTCGATCTAATTCAGGACGGCTTTTTGGTAATCGATAAAAAGAACCGGGTGATTGACTATAACAACGCTTTCAGAAAATACCTGACGAACCCGAACAGTAAAAAGATCATTGGGACACAAATTGAAGCGCTCTTTCCCCAGCAGAAGGCTTTCTTTGATTTTCTGGAAACACATCGGTCGGGAAAAATAGAGTTGCATATAGACAGTCAGTCTGGTCCTGTTGACTTGGAAGCTGACATCTTATACCTCGATGAGAACCGGCTGAATAATGATGCGACCATCATTAAATTACAGGACCTCACCCATTTTAAGCAGGAAGCGCTGAAATCGCAACAGCAAACTGAAGAGCTCAAAAAACTCAATCAATTAAAAGACAGGATCTTTTCAATCATTGCCCATGACTTACGGGGTCCATTGGTAAACCTGTCTGAAGTTCTCAAAATGATTTCGAACAACCTGATCACGATTGAGGAGTTTAAAGAACTGTCTCCAATACTCAACAAAGACATCTTATATACCACAGATTTATTGGAGAATATCCTGCATTGGTCGAGAAGCCAGTTAAAAGGTTATGGCATCAGCAAAGAGTATTTTGATTTGAAAAGTATGATCGTTAATGAAGTTAATTACCATTTACCTTCTGCTGCCTCAAAAAATGTACAGATTATACAGGACGTATTTCCGGGAAATATCGTCTACGCAGATATGCTAATGATTCAGATTGTGGTACGAAACCTATTGAGCAATGCCATAAAGTTCTGTTATGAAGGCTGTGAGATTGACATCACCGCAGTTTATCAGAAGGGACAGATGTTGCTTTCCATTGCTGATAATGGAACCGGGATTAAAAAAGAGGCCTTGAAAAAGCTATTTGGCGGTGATAATATCTCCACCAGAGGGACAATGAACGAAAAAGGAACCGGCCTTGGACTAATGGTATGCAAGGAATTTATGGAAAGGAATGAAGGCCACATTAGCGTAGAAAGCGAATTCGGAAAAGGCACCACCTTCCACCTGTTTATTCCTATTGAACCCACATCAGGAATGGGGTAA